In Rhinatrema bivittatum chromosome 1, aRhiBiv1.1, whole genome shotgun sequence, a single genomic region encodes these proteins:
- the LOC115092979 gene encoding oocyte zinc finger protein XlCOF6-like isoform X1 translates to MLNKRFHTRPGYSILNPDVIFKIKKEDENYFTPHCEAEEKENMKDPPISFPLVTSVFSLSVKQEEDLFTDPPESGTTEEIHPSVTSSSDVKPDILIRFKQEGIKTEPPESEEGGNPMITGSCEELHGAGSQGYSPDPKVEILKIEEPLVSDQLEGGEEDTDKKSDNGFRNNIEKQQMCDGQQLEEWKQRDLSRISPNPVPDSEEDSSKVTSSNHSPEQERNSSQGPNLVQTQKRNEGERSFKSADIWENFITNSHSVEHQEKIECGNKFTETSQHACIHECHSSEKKITCSEGEKRTPKKINLTTCRKIHIQTKSFKCTQCEKCFVYRTEMERHLKIHSGRRAFQYSAGADKFIRKSNLTDHKTFQKNDKLFKCTTCEKYFAYSSQLRNHQKFHKGQKRFQCSECDKSYRRKSDLRIHERKHTEENPYKCFQCDKYFSHKSSLVLHKKIHMQEKPFKCSECDNCFIQKIHLQRHEITHRGDKPFKCSECEKSFCRKYELRIHERIHTGEKPFKCSDCNKCFIRKSYLQYHEMTHKGEKPFKCSDCDKCFILKSHLQYHEMTHKGEKPFKCSECDKYFGLKSGLRVHKMIHTGEKPFKCSECDKCFSQKSYLRCHEIIHKGLKPFKCSECNKSFNWKGSLREHEMIHMGEKPFNCSDCDKCFSLKSELRKHERMHSGDKLYKCSECDKCFIWKSHLRCHEISHKGLKPFKCSECDKCFSSKSSMQVHKMIHMEDKPFKCFECGKCFTSKSSLRVHKMIHTGEKPYKCSACDKCFTKKCILQLHEISHKGIKPYKCSDCDKCFIWKSHLRCHEISHKGLKPFKCSECDKCFSRKSNMQVHKMIHMEDKPFKCFECGKSFNSKSSLRVHKMIHTGEKP, encoded by the exons GCTCCTCAGATGTCAAACCTGACATTTTAATCCGATTTAAGCAAGAGGGAATCAAGACTGAGCCCCCCgaatcagaggaaggaggaaacCCGATGATCACAGGCTCATGTGAGGAGCTGCATGGAGCAG GCAGCCAAGGTTACAGTCCTGATCCAAAGGTAGAGATCCTGAAAATAGAAGAGCCTCTTGTCAGTGACcaactggagggaggagaggaggatacTGATAAGAAGAGTG ATAATGGGTTCAGGAACAATATTGAGAAGCAGCAAATGTGTGATGGGCAGCAGTTGgaggaatggaagcagagagacCTCTCCAGAATCAGCCCCAATCCTGTTCCTGACAGTGAAGAAGATAGCAGTAAAGTAACGTCATCCAATCACTCTCCTGAGCAAGAGAGAAATTCCAGCCAGGGCCCAAATCTTGTACAAACTCAGAAACGTAATGAAGGAGAGAGATCATTTAAAAGTGCTGATATTTGGGAAAATTTCATCACAAATTCACATTCTGTTGAGCACCAAGAAAAGATTGAATGTGGGAACAAGTTCACAGAGACATCACAACACGCTTGCATACATGAATGTCATAGTAGTGAGAAAAAAATTACATGTAGTGAAGGTGAAAAAAGAACCCCTAAGAAAATAAATCTTACAACCTGTAGAAAAATTCACATTCAAACAAAATCCTTTAAGTGTACTCAATGCGAAAAATGCTTTGTCTACAGAACTGAGATGGAAAGACATTTAAAAATTCACTCAGGAAGAAGAGCATTTCAGTATAGTGCAGGTGCAGACAAGTTTATTAGGAAGTCAAACCTCACAGaccataaaacatttcaaaaaaatgaCAAACTTTTCAAGTGTACTACATGTGAAAAATATTTTGCATATAGTTCACAACTTAGAAATCATCAAAAGTTTCACAAAGGACAGAAACGATttcaatgttctgaatgtgataaaagttaTAGAAGAAAGTCTGACCTAAGAATACATGAAAGAAAGCACACTGAAGAGAACCCATATAAATGTTTTCAATGTGATAAATATTTCAGTCACAAAAGCAGCCTGGTATTGCATAAAAAGATTCACAtgcaagagaaaccatttaaatgttctgaatgtgataactgTTTTATTCAGAAAATCCACCTGCAACGACATGAAATAACTCACAGGGGAgataaaccatttaaatgttcagaGTGTGAAAAAAGTTTCTGTAGGAAATATGAACTAAGAATACATGAAAGAatacacactggagagaaaccattcaaATGTTCTGATTGCAATAAATGTTTCATTCGGAAAAGCTACCTGCAATACCACGAAATGACCCATAAAggggagaaaccatttaaatgttctgattgCGATAAATGTTTCATTCTGAAAAGCCATCTGCAATACCACGAAATGACCCATAAAggggagaaaccatttaaatgctctgaatgtgataaatattTTGGCCTGAAAAGTGGCCTGCGAGTGCACAAAATGATACATACTGGAGAGAAAccttttaaatgttctgaatgtgataaatgttttagCCAGAAAAGCTACCTTCGATGCCATGAAATAATCCACAAAGGActtaaaccatttaaatgttctgaatgtaataaaagcttcaatTGGAAAGGCAGCCTGCGAGAGCATGAAATGATACACATGGGAGAAAAGCCATTTAATTGTTCTGACTGTGACAAATGCTTCAGTCTTAAATCTGAGCTAAGGAAACATGAAAGAATGCACTCTGGAGACAAACTatataaatgttctgaatgtgataaatgtttcatttGGAAAAGTCACCTGCGATGCCATGAAATAAGTCACAAGGGGcttaaaccatttaaatgttctgaatgtgataaatgttttagtAGCAAAAGCAGCATGCAAGTCCACAAAATGATACACATGGAAgataaaccatttaaatgttttgaatGTGGTAAATGTTTCACTTCCAAAAGCAGCCTACGAGTGCACAAAATGATacatactggagagaaaccatataAATGTTCTgcttgtgataaatgtttcactaAGAAATGCATCCTGCAATTACATGAAATAAGCCATAAGGGAATTAAACCATATAAATGTTCTgattgtgataaatgtttcatttGGAAAAGTCACCTGCGATGCCATGAAATAAGTCACAAGGGGcttaaaccatttaaatgttccgaatgtgataaatgttttagtCGCAAAAGCAACATGCAAGTCCACAAAATGATACACATGGAAgataaaccatttaaatgttttgaatgtggtaaaagtttcaattCCAAAAGCAGCCTACGAGTGCACAAAATGATacatactggagagaaaccatag
- the LOC115092979 gene encoding oocyte zinc finger protein XlCOF6-like isoform X2 — protein MSQGYSILNPDVIFKIKKEDENYFTPHCEAEEKENMKDPPISFPLVTSVFSLSVKQEEDLFTDPPESGTTEEIHPSVTSSSDVKPDILIRFKQEGIKTEPPESEEGGNPMITGSCEELHGAGSQGYSPDPKVEILKIEEPLVSDQLEGGEEDTDKKSDNGFRNNIEKQQMCDGQQLEEWKQRDLSRISPNPVPDSEEDSSKVTSSNHSPEQERNSSQGPNLVQTQKRNEGERSFKSADIWENFITNSHSVEHQEKIECGNKFTETSQHACIHECHSSEKKITCSEGEKRTPKKINLTTCRKIHIQTKSFKCTQCEKCFVYRTEMERHLKIHSGRRAFQYSAGADKFIRKSNLTDHKTFQKNDKLFKCTTCEKYFAYSSQLRNHQKFHKGQKRFQCSECDKSYRRKSDLRIHERKHTEENPYKCFQCDKYFSHKSSLVLHKKIHMQEKPFKCSECDNCFIQKIHLQRHEITHRGDKPFKCSECEKSFCRKYELRIHERIHTGEKPFKCSDCNKCFIRKSYLQYHEMTHKGEKPFKCSDCDKCFILKSHLQYHEMTHKGEKPFKCSECDKYFGLKSGLRVHKMIHTGEKPFKCSECDKCFSQKSYLRCHEIIHKGLKPFKCSECNKSFNWKGSLREHEMIHMGEKPFNCSDCDKCFSLKSELRKHERMHSGDKLYKCSECDKCFIWKSHLRCHEISHKGLKPFKCSECDKCFSSKSSMQVHKMIHMEDKPFKCFECGKCFTSKSSLRVHKMIHTGEKPYKCSACDKCFTKKCILQLHEISHKGIKPYKCSDCDKCFIWKSHLRCHEISHKGLKPFKCSECDKCFSRKSNMQVHKMIHMEDKPFKCFECGKSFNSKSSLRVHKMIHTGEKP, from the exons GCTCCTCAGATGTCAAACCTGACATTTTAATCCGATTTAAGCAAGAGGGAATCAAGACTGAGCCCCCCgaatcagaggaaggaggaaacCCGATGATCACAGGCTCATGTGAGGAGCTGCATGGAGCAG GCAGCCAAGGTTACAGTCCTGATCCAAAGGTAGAGATCCTGAAAATAGAAGAGCCTCTTGTCAGTGACcaactggagggaggagaggaggatacTGATAAGAAGAGTG ATAATGGGTTCAGGAACAATATTGAGAAGCAGCAAATGTGTGATGGGCAGCAGTTGgaggaatggaagcagagagacCTCTCCAGAATCAGCCCCAATCCTGTTCCTGACAGTGAAGAAGATAGCAGTAAAGTAACGTCATCCAATCACTCTCCTGAGCAAGAGAGAAATTCCAGCCAGGGCCCAAATCTTGTACAAACTCAGAAACGTAATGAAGGAGAGAGATCATTTAAAAGTGCTGATATTTGGGAAAATTTCATCACAAATTCACATTCTGTTGAGCACCAAGAAAAGATTGAATGTGGGAACAAGTTCACAGAGACATCACAACACGCTTGCATACATGAATGTCATAGTAGTGAGAAAAAAATTACATGTAGTGAAGGTGAAAAAAGAACCCCTAAGAAAATAAATCTTACAACCTGTAGAAAAATTCACATTCAAACAAAATCCTTTAAGTGTACTCAATGCGAAAAATGCTTTGTCTACAGAACTGAGATGGAAAGACATTTAAAAATTCACTCAGGAAGAAGAGCATTTCAGTATAGTGCAGGTGCAGACAAGTTTATTAGGAAGTCAAACCTCACAGaccataaaacatttcaaaaaaatgaCAAACTTTTCAAGTGTACTACATGTGAAAAATATTTTGCATATAGTTCACAACTTAGAAATCATCAAAAGTTTCACAAAGGACAGAAACGATttcaatgttctgaatgtgataaaagttaTAGAAGAAAGTCTGACCTAAGAATACATGAAAGAAAGCACACTGAAGAGAACCCATATAAATGTTTTCAATGTGATAAATATTTCAGTCACAAAAGCAGCCTGGTATTGCATAAAAAGATTCACAtgcaagagaaaccatttaaatgttctgaatgtgataactgTTTTATTCAGAAAATCCACCTGCAACGACATGAAATAACTCACAGGGGAgataaaccatttaaatgttcagaGTGTGAAAAAAGTTTCTGTAGGAAATATGAACTAAGAATACATGAAAGAatacacactggagagaaaccattcaaATGTTCTGATTGCAATAAATGTTTCATTCGGAAAAGCTACCTGCAATACCACGAAATGACCCATAAAggggagaaaccatttaaatgttctgattgCGATAAATGTTTCATTCTGAAAAGCCATCTGCAATACCACGAAATGACCCATAAAggggagaaaccatttaaatgctctgaatgtgataaatattTTGGCCTGAAAAGTGGCCTGCGAGTGCACAAAATGATACATACTGGAGAGAAAccttttaaatgttctgaatgtgataaatgttttagCCAGAAAAGCTACCTTCGATGCCATGAAATAATCCACAAAGGActtaaaccatttaaatgttctgaatgtaataaaagcttcaatTGGAAAGGCAGCCTGCGAGAGCATGAAATGATACACATGGGAGAAAAGCCATTTAATTGTTCTGACTGTGACAAATGCTTCAGTCTTAAATCTGAGCTAAGGAAACATGAAAGAATGCACTCTGGAGACAAACTatataaatgttctgaatgtgataaatgtttcatttGGAAAAGTCACCTGCGATGCCATGAAATAAGTCACAAGGGGcttaaaccatttaaatgttctgaatgtgataaatgttttagtAGCAAAAGCAGCATGCAAGTCCACAAAATGATACACATGGAAgataaaccatttaaatgttttgaatGTGGTAAATGTTTCACTTCCAAAAGCAGCCTACGAGTGCACAAAATGATacatactggagagaaaccatataAATGTTCTgcttgtgataaatgtttcactaAGAAATGCATCCTGCAATTACATGAAATAAGCCATAAGGGAATTAAACCATATAAATGTTCTgattgtgataaatgtttcatttGGAAAAGTCACCTGCGATGCCATGAAATAAGTCACAAGGGGcttaaaccatttaaatgttccgaatgtgataaatgttttagtCGCAAAAGCAACATGCAAGTCCACAAAATGATACACATGGAAgataaaccatttaaatgttttgaatgtggtaaaagtttcaattCCAAAAGCAGCCTACGAGTGCACAAAATGATacatactggagagaaaccatag
- the LOC115092979 gene encoding oocyte zinc finger protein XlCOF6-like isoform X3: MKDPPISFPLVTSVFSLSVKQEEDLFTDPPESGTTEEIHPSVTSSSDVKPDILIRFKQEGIKTEPPESEEGGNPMITGSCEELHGAGSQGYSPDPKVEILKIEEPLVSDQLEGGEEDTDKKSDNGFRNNIEKQQMCDGQQLEEWKQRDLSRISPNPVPDSEEDSSKVTSSNHSPEQERNSSQGPNLVQTQKRNEGERSFKSADIWENFITNSHSVEHQEKIECGNKFTETSQHACIHECHSSEKKITCSEGEKRTPKKINLTTCRKIHIQTKSFKCTQCEKCFVYRTEMERHLKIHSGRRAFQYSAGADKFIRKSNLTDHKTFQKNDKLFKCTTCEKYFAYSSQLRNHQKFHKGQKRFQCSECDKSYRRKSDLRIHERKHTEENPYKCFQCDKYFSHKSSLVLHKKIHMQEKPFKCSECDNCFIQKIHLQRHEITHRGDKPFKCSECEKSFCRKYELRIHERIHTGEKPFKCSDCNKCFIRKSYLQYHEMTHKGEKPFKCSDCDKCFILKSHLQYHEMTHKGEKPFKCSECDKYFGLKSGLRVHKMIHTGEKPFKCSECDKCFSQKSYLRCHEIIHKGLKPFKCSECNKSFNWKGSLREHEMIHMGEKPFNCSDCDKCFSLKSELRKHERMHSGDKLYKCSECDKCFIWKSHLRCHEISHKGLKPFKCSECDKCFSSKSSMQVHKMIHMEDKPFKCFECGKCFTSKSSLRVHKMIHTGEKPYKCSACDKCFTKKCILQLHEISHKGIKPYKCSDCDKCFIWKSHLRCHEISHKGLKPFKCSECDKCFSRKSNMQVHKMIHMEDKPFKCFECGKSFNSKSSLRVHKMIHTGEKP; encoded by the exons GCTCCTCAGATGTCAAACCTGACATTTTAATCCGATTTAAGCAAGAGGGAATCAAGACTGAGCCCCCCgaatcagaggaaggaggaaacCCGATGATCACAGGCTCATGTGAGGAGCTGCATGGAGCAG GCAGCCAAGGTTACAGTCCTGATCCAAAGGTAGAGATCCTGAAAATAGAAGAGCCTCTTGTCAGTGACcaactggagggaggagaggaggatacTGATAAGAAGAGTG ATAATGGGTTCAGGAACAATATTGAGAAGCAGCAAATGTGTGATGGGCAGCAGTTGgaggaatggaagcagagagacCTCTCCAGAATCAGCCCCAATCCTGTTCCTGACAGTGAAGAAGATAGCAGTAAAGTAACGTCATCCAATCACTCTCCTGAGCAAGAGAGAAATTCCAGCCAGGGCCCAAATCTTGTACAAACTCAGAAACGTAATGAAGGAGAGAGATCATTTAAAAGTGCTGATATTTGGGAAAATTTCATCACAAATTCACATTCTGTTGAGCACCAAGAAAAGATTGAATGTGGGAACAAGTTCACAGAGACATCACAACACGCTTGCATACATGAATGTCATAGTAGTGAGAAAAAAATTACATGTAGTGAAGGTGAAAAAAGAACCCCTAAGAAAATAAATCTTACAACCTGTAGAAAAATTCACATTCAAACAAAATCCTTTAAGTGTACTCAATGCGAAAAATGCTTTGTCTACAGAACTGAGATGGAAAGACATTTAAAAATTCACTCAGGAAGAAGAGCATTTCAGTATAGTGCAGGTGCAGACAAGTTTATTAGGAAGTCAAACCTCACAGaccataaaacatttcaaaaaaatgaCAAACTTTTCAAGTGTACTACATGTGAAAAATATTTTGCATATAGTTCACAACTTAGAAATCATCAAAAGTTTCACAAAGGACAGAAACGATttcaatgttctgaatgtgataaaagttaTAGAAGAAAGTCTGACCTAAGAATACATGAAAGAAAGCACACTGAAGAGAACCCATATAAATGTTTTCAATGTGATAAATATTTCAGTCACAAAAGCAGCCTGGTATTGCATAAAAAGATTCACAtgcaagagaaaccatttaaatgttctgaatgtgataactgTTTTATTCAGAAAATCCACCTGCAACGACATGAAATAACTCACAGGGGAgataaaccatttaaatgttcagaGTGTGAAAAAAGTTTCTGTAGGAAATATGAACTAAGAATACATGAAAGAatacacactggagagaaaccattcaaATGTTCTGATTGCAATAAATGTTTCATTCGGAAAAGCTACCTGCAATACCACGAAATGACCCATAAAggggagaaaccatttaaatgttctgattgCGATAAATGTTTCATTCTGAAAAGCCATCTGCAATACCACGAAATGACCCATAAAggggagaaaccatttaaatgctctgaatgtgataaatattTTGGCCTGAAAAGTGGCCTGCGAGTGCACAAAATGATACATACTGGAGAGAAAccttttaaatgttctgaatgtgataaatgttttagCCAGAAAAGCTACCTTCGATGCCATGAAATAATCCACAAAGGActtaaaccatttaaatgttctgaatgtaataaaagcttcaatTGGAAAGGCAGCCTGCGAGAGCATGAAATGATACACATGGGAGAAAAGCCATTTAATTGTTCTGACTGTGACAAATGCTTCAGTCTTAAATCTGAGCTAAGGAAACATGAAAGAATGCACTCTGGAGACAAACTatataaatgttctgaatgtgataaatgtttcatttGGAAAAGTCACCTGCGATGCCATGAAATAAGTCACAAGGGGcttaaaccatttaaatgttctgaatgtgataaatgttttagtAGCAAAAGCAGCATGCAAGTCCACAAAATGATACACATGGAAgataaaccatttaaatgttttgaatGTGGTAAATGTTTCACTTCCAAAAGCAGCCTACGAGTGCACAAAATGATacatactggagagaaaccatataAATGTTCTgcttgtgataaatgtttcactaAGAAATGCATCCTGCAATTACATGAAATAAGCCATAAGGGAATTAAACCATATAAATGTTCTgattgtgataaatgtttcatttGGAAAAGTCACCTGCGATGCCATGAAATAAGTCACAAGGGGcttaaaccatttaaatgttccgaatgtgataaatgttttagtCGCAAAAGCAACATGCAAGTCCACAAAATGATACACATGGAAgataaaccatttaaatgttttgaatgtggtaaaagtttcaattCCAAAAGCAGCCTACGAGTGCACAAAATGATacatactggagagaaaccatag